The sequence below is a genomic window from Candidatus Methylomirabilota bacterium.
ATCACGAGTTGGACATCCGCCATCGGGAGGCGATCCTTGCCCTCCTGCGAGACCACCGCCCGGACCTGATCATTCACTGCGCCGCCCAGCCTTCTCACGACCTGGCTAAGGACCGGCCCTTCGAAGACTTCGAGGTCAACGCCGTCGGGACCTTAAACCTCCTGGAGGCGACCCGTCGCTCCTGCCCGGAGACGCCATTCATTTTCATGAGCACCAACAAAGTCTATGGCGACGCGCCGAACGAGAAGTCCCTTGTCGAGCTATCTACGAGATGGGATTACGCAGATCCCGCTGACTTCGAGGGGATCGACGAATACTGCAGGGTTGATGCGAGCCTGCACAGCCTCTTCGGAGCATCCAAACTGGCCGCCGATGTGATGGTGCAGGAGTATGGCCGATATTTCGGTATGCCCACGGTGTGCTTTCGTGGCGGATGCTTGACCGGTCCCAACCACTCTGGAGCGGAGCTTCACGGTTTCCTGGCGTACCTGGCGAAGGCGATCAAAGAGGATCGCGTCTACCGCATCTACGGCTACAAGGGAAAACAGGTGAGGGATAATATCCACGCCCACGACGTCTGCACCGCCTTTCTGGCATTCTATGAATCCCCCCGTCAAGCCGCCATCTATAATCTTGGGGGCGGTCGAGGCAACAGTACATCGATTCTTGAAGCTGTCGCCTGGTTCGAGGAGCTGATGGGGAAGCGACTGACGGTGGAGTATCTGGAGACGAATCGGGTCGGCGACCACATCTGCTACATCAGCGATCTACGTCGACTAAAGGCCGATTATCCCCAATGGGAAATCACCCGCCCCCTCAAGGAGATTTTCCTTGAGCTTACTAATATGTCGGGAACGCAGAAAGGGTAGTTGTGAATGATTCTGAATTTGTCCGGGCTGAAGACATT
It includes:
- a CDS encoding NAD-dependent epimerase/dehydratase family protein, encoding HELDIRHREAILALLRDHRPDLIIHCAAQPSHDLAKDRPFEDFEVNAVGTLNLLEATRRSCPETPFIFMSTNKVYGDAPNEKSLVELSTRWDYADPADFEGIDEYCRVDASLHSLFGASKLAADVMVQEYGRYFGMPTVCFRGGCLTGPNHSGAELHGFLAYLAKAIKEDRVYRIYGYKGKQVRDNIHAHDVCTAFLAFYESPRQAAIYNLGGGRGNSTSILEAVAWFEELMGKRLTVEYLETNRVGDHICYISDLRRLKADYPQWEITRPLKEIFLELTNMSGTQKG